From a region of the Candidatus Brocadia sp. genome:
- the plsX gene encoding phosphate acyltransferase PlsX produces the protein MRVAVDAMGGDKAPHEIVKGAVLAAQQFQDSEILLVGDEKVIQQELESCQAIPKNITTHHASQVVSMDDPATYSIRQKTNSSITRSVELVAKGEATAVVSAGHTGAAVAAATLHLRTLKGVRRPGIAAPFPTRSGNCLIIDVGANIACKPIHLFQYGVMSTIFSKYISRVQYPRVGLLNIGEEDAKGNDLAKETFALFSNSQLTFVGNVEGREIFDGKADIVVCEGFVGNVMLKFAEGLATGLLSTIKAEAMKGFWSKLGLFLCKPAFAPLKAKMDFTEYGGAPLLGVNGVCIICHGRSDSKAIYNAIKVALQLSKNKVNDHIVAELEKANVPAASVM, from the coding sequence ATGAGAGTTGCAGTAGATGCGATGGGTGGGGATAAGGCTCCCCATGAGATTGTCAAGGGAGCAGTTCTTGCTGCGCAGCAATTTCAGGATAGTGAGATTTTACTGGTTGGCGATGAAAAGGTGATACAGCAGGAATTAGAATCTTGCCAAGCCATCCCGAAAAATATTACCACGCATCACGCATCTCAAGTAGTTAGTATGGATGACCCTGCAACGTATTCCATACGCCAGAAAACGAATTCATCCATCACGCGAAGTGTCGAGCTTGTTGCAAAAGGCGAAGCAACTGCCGTCGTGAGTGCAGGCCATACGGGTGCAGCAGTTGCCGCTGCGACATTGCATTTGCGAACGCTGAAAGGGGTGCGGCGACCGGGGATTGCCGCCCCATTTCCCACCCGGAGTGGCAACTGCTTGATAATTGACGTGGGGGCAAATATTGCCTGTAAACCAATACATCTCTTTCAGTATGGCGTAATGTCAACCATATTCAGCAAATATATCTCTCGCGTTCAATATCCGCGGGTAGGATTGTTAAATATTGGTGAAGAGGATGCAAAGGGAAATGATTTGGCGAAAGAAACGTTTGCCCTTTTCTCCAATTCGCAATTAACTTTTGTGGGAAATGTAGAGGGAAGGGAAATATTTGATGGAAAGGCTGATATTGTTGTTTGTGAGGGTTTTGTAGGAAATGTCATGCTGAAATTTGCAGAAGGGCTTGCAACAGGACTTTTATCAACAATTAAGGCAGAAGCAATGAAGGGCTTCTGGTCAAAATTAGGTTTGTTTTTGTGTAAACCTGCCTTTGCTCCTTTAAAGGCTAAAATGGACTTTACTGAGTATGGCGGAGCTCCCTTGCTGGGTGTCAACGGTGTGTGTATTATTTGTCATGGCAGGTCTGATTCAAAGGCTATCTATAATGCTATAAAGGTTGCATTACAGTTGTCAAAAAACAAAGTTAACGATCATATTGTTGCCGAACTGGAAAAGGCCAATGTGCCTGCGGCAAGTGTTATGTAA
- the rpmF gene encoding 50S ribosomal protein L32: MPNPKRRFSNSRTRKRRTHDKLTPPVIPLAENIEKGAGVRSKRYICSHCKQVNQPHTVCHNCGYYRGKQVISVGM; this comes from the coding sequence ATGCCTAATCCAAAGAGAAGGTTCTCGAATTCAAGAACCCGTAAGAGACGTACACACGACAAGTTGACTCCGCCTGTTATTCCGCTTGCCGAAAATATTGAAAAAGGCGCTGGTGTACGCTCGAAGCGATATATTTGTTCCCATTGCAAACAGGTAAATCAACCCCACACGGTTTGTCACAATTGCGGCTATTACCGCGGCAAGCAGGTTATTTCAGTTGGAATGTAG
- the alaS gene encoding alanine--tRNA ligase yields the protein MKTNEIRNKFLKFFEKKSHVIWPSDSLVPQNDPTLLFTGAGMNQFKDMFLGKGNLDFKKATTCQKCLRTGDIDNVGKTASHHTFFEMLGNFSFGDYFKTETIEWAWEFLTQELKIPEERLRVSVYKDDQESYEIWGKNIGVPPSKIYRYGEKDNFWPANAPLLGPNGPCGPCSEIFFDQGEKVGCGRKECEPACDCGRFVEIWNLVFTQYNRTEGGKLVPLPNRNVDTGMGLERMARVMQGVQTNFDIDIFSPIIKSLEEITQIKYSGKDGHAILMRRIADHLKACVFCISDGVLPGNEGRSYVERRLLRRAIRDGTQLGVKDCFLYKLVPIVSNVMQEYYPDIKQRRENIARIVKSEEEKFHETLELGTARLKELMDVLQRNKQKVLSGQEAFKLYDTYGFPMDMTELILEEKGFAVDKDGFENELKKQRLQARTSSQMTGQVFDTGPLSRIKDISKGTEFLGYQEDACEAKVIALIQGDTLVEAAVAGGEITVILDRTPFYGESGGQIGDTGVLESNGNQVRITDTKKNNDFILHVGKVTKGEIKTGEVIRAKIDIQRRNSIRRNHSATHVLHYVLRKVIGQHAEQSGSLVAPDRLRFDFHHFSGLTQEEITRIEDMANEIILTNVPVVVKELPIQEARNAGAMALFGEKYGELVRMAAIGDFSKELCGGTHVHYSGEIGLFRIIGESSVAAGIRRIEAMTGMAALNRDRDKERLINEMCNVLNTNEDKLIPKTQDLLSELKNLQKEVHKVKQKEISGKVDSFIEHAKEVSGVKIIARKLDEATADDLRKTADMLMKSAKEMAIILGAAQNGRVTIIAALSPNLVKCGLHAGNLSKEIAKVVGGGGGGRPEMAQAGGQWPEKLDEALSFATELLSKKIREGALLSSG from the coding sequence ATGAAGACAAACGAGATTCGTAATAAATTTCTCAAATTCTTTGAAAAGAAGTCGCATGTCATCTGGCCCAGCGACTCATTGGTGCCCCAGAATGACCCCACGCTCCTTTTTACCGGCGCCGGGATGAATCAGTTTAAAGACATGTTTCTGGGCAAAGGGAATTTAGATTTCAAGAAGGCCACCACCTGCCAGAAGTGCCTTCGAACGGGCGATATTGATAACGTGGGTAAGACGGCTTCCCATCATACCTTTTTCGAGATGCTGGGGAATTTTTCCTTCGGTGATTATTTTAAGACAGAGACGATTGAATGGGCATGGGAATTTCTGACACAGGAATTAAAAATTCCAGAAGAGCGCTTGAGAGTCAGCGTTTATAAAGACGATCAGGAATCATATGAAATCTGGGGAAAAAACATTGGGGTGCCCCCGTCAAAAATTTATCGTTATGGTGAAAAGGACAACTTTTGGCCTGCAAACGCACCGCTCCTGGGCCCTAACGGACCATGCGGTCCCTGTTCTGAAATATTTTTTGACCAGGGTGAAAAGGTCGGCTGCGGGAGAAAAGAATGCGAGCCTGCCTGTGATTGCGGCCGGTTTGTGGAGATATGGAACCTCGTGTTTACCCAATACAACCGCACAGAAGGAGGCAAGCTGGTACCGCTGCCGAATAGAAACGTAGATACGGGCATGGGACTGGAGAGAATGGCGCGTGTCATGCAAGGGGTACAAACCAACTTCGACATTGATATTTTCAGCCCCATTATCAAATCCCTGGAGGAAATTACCCAGATAAAATATAGCGGGAAAGATGGGCATGCCATACTCATGCGCCGGATTGCAGACCATCTGAAGGCGTGCGTGTTTTGTATTTCTGACGGCGTCCTGCCCGGCAACGAGGGTCGTAGCTATGTCGAGCGAAGGCTGTTGCGGCGTGCGATACGGGATGGCACGCAATTAGGCGTAAAAGATTGTTTTTTATACAAGCTGGTGCCGATTGTAAGCAACGTCATGCAGGAATACTACCCCGATATTAAGCAGCGCAGGGAAAATATTGCAAGGATCGTGAAAAGCGAAGAAGAGAAATTCCATGAAACCCTGGAACTGGGGACGGCCAGGCTGAAAGAACTGATGGATGTGTTGCAAAGGAACAAGCAAAAAGTTTTGTCTGGCCAGGAGGCCTTCAAACTATATGATACGTATGGTTTTCCCATGGATATGACGGAATTGATTCTCGAGGAGAAGGGATTTGCGGTAGATAAGGACGGTTTCGAGAATGAGCTAAAAAAACAGCGGTTACAGGCAAGAACGTCATCGCAGATGACAGGCCAGGTCTTTGACACGGGACCTCTGAGCAGGATAAAAGATATTTCGAAAGGCACCGAGTTTCTTGGTTATCAGGAGGATGCCTGTGAAGCGAAGGTAATTGCCCTTATCCAGGGCGATACGCTTGTTGAGGCAGCTGTGGCAGGTGGAGAAATTACGGTTATTTTAGATCGGACGCCTTTTTACGGAGAATCAGGCGGGCAGATTGGCGATACCGGGGTGCTGGAGTCGAATGGAAACCAGGTCAGAATTACCGACACGAAAAAGAATAATGATTTCATCCTCCACGTGGGAAAAGTGACAAAGGGAGAGATCAAAACGGGAGAGGTGATTCGCGCCAAAATCGATATCCAGCGAAGGAACTCCATCCGGAGAAACCATTCAGCAACCCATGTTCTCCATTATGTCTTGCGAAAAGTGATCGGTCAGCATGCAGAACAGTCAGGATCCCTCGTAGCGCCTGACCGGCTCCGTTTTGATTTTCACCATTTTTCCGGGCTGACACAGGAGGAGATCACGCGAATCGAAGATATGGCAAATGAGATAATTCTGACGAATGTGCCGGTGGTGGTAAAGGAATTGCCAATCCAGGAGGCAAGGAATGCCGGTGCGATGGCCTTGTTTGGAGAAAAATATGGCGAGCTGGTCAGAATGGCTGCTATTGGCGATTTCAGCAAAGAACTCTGCGGTGGCACCCATGTTCACTACTCAGGGGAAATCGGATTGTTCAGAATCATCGGTGAGTCGTCTGTTGCTGCCGGGATTCGCCGTATTGAAGCAATGACGGGTATGGCAGCATTAAACCGTGATCGGGACAAGGAAAGGCTCATCAACGAGATGTGTAACGTTCTGAATACAAATGAGGACAAGCTGATTCCAAAGACACAGGACTTGTTAAGTGAATTAAAGAATCTGCAGAAAGAGGTTCATAAGGTCAAACAAAAAGAGATAAGCGGCAAGGTTGACTCTTTTATTGAGCATGCCAAGGAAGTTTCCGGGGTAAAAATTATTGCGAGAAAACTCGATGAAGCAACCGCAGACGATCTGAGAAAAACGGCAGATATGTTAATGAAGTCGGCCAAAGAAATGGCAATTATATTAGGAGCTGCTCAGAACGGGAGAGTAACGATCATTGCCGCCCTAAGCCCAAACCTGGTCAAGTGCGGCTTGCACGCGGGAAACCTCTCAAAGGAAATTGCAAAAGTGGTTGGCGGTGGCGGTGGAGGCAGGCCGGAGATGGCGCAGGCAGGGGGACAATGGCCAGAAAAACTCGATGAGGCGTTGAGTTTTGCCACGGAGCTGTTAAGCAAAAAAATACGTGAGGGCGCGCTCTTGTCTTCAGGATAA
- the recA gene encoding recombinase RecA produces MISKPEDAEKEKRQQALERAISQIEKQYGKGTIMKLGGQTRVDVPTISTGALSLDIALGVGGIPRGRVIEIFGPESSGKTTLTLHIIANAQKEGGMAAFIDAEHALDPDYARKLGVDLNNLMVNQPDTGEQALEIAELLVRSNAVDIIAIDSVAALVPRAEIEGEMGDSHVGLQARLMSQALRKLTGCIAKSHTSVIFINQIREKIGVMYGGNPETTPGGRALKFYASVRIDIRRIGGIKDGEVTIGNRVRATIAKNKVAAPFKKAEFDILYNTGISRAGDIIDLGVERQIIEKSGTWFSYGELRLGQGRENSRQFIDGKPELMKEIEQAILQKIKPEMVSEKPPEKPPEKMKIEPASKKGEK; encoded by the coding sequence ATGATATCCAAACCGGAAGATGCAGAGAAGGAAAAGCGACAGCAGGCCTTAGAGCGGGCAATCTCGCAAATCGAGAAACAGTACGGAAAAGGGACGATCATGAAACTGGGCGGTCAGACGCGGGTGGACGTCCCTACGATCTCGACCGGCGCGCTGTCTCTTGATATTGCCTTAGGGGTAGGGGGCATTCCGCGGGGTAGGGTTATTGAGATCTTTGGCCCTGAATCTTCAGGGAAAACCACCCTGACGCTTCATATTATTGCGAATGCACAGAAAGAGGGTGGTATGGCAGCCTTCATTGATGCCGAACATGCCCTTGATCCTGATTATGCCAGGAAATTGGGAGTCGATCTGAACAATCTTATGGTTAACCAGCCCGATACCGGAGAACAGGCGCTTGAGATTGCGGAATTGCTGGTGAGGAGCAATGCCGTGGATATTATCGCGATTGATTCGGTCGCGGCCCTTGTTCCCCGCGCCGAAATTGAAGGGGAAATGGGTGATTCACATGTGGGATTACAGGCCCGGCTTATGTCGCAGGCATTGCGTAAACTAACAGGGTGCATTGCCAAATCCCACACCAGTGTTATCTTCATTAACCAGATTCGTGAAAAGATCGGGGTTATGTACGGTGGAAATCCTGAAACAACCCCCGGCGGCAGGGCATTAAAATTCTATGCCTCAGTACGTATCGATATCAGAAGAATTGGCGGCATAAAAGACGGCGAGGTAACCATCGGGAACAGGGTGCGCGCGACGATTGCAAAAAACAAGGTAGCTGCGCCTTTCAAGAAGGCAGAGTTCGATATTCTCTACAACACGGGTATATCACGCGCCGGGGACATTATTGACCTTGGTGTCGAGCGCCAAATCATTGAAAAGTCAGGCACCTGGTTTTCTTACGGGGAACTTCGGTTAGGACAAGGCAGAGAAAATTCCCGGCAGTTTATCGATGGAAAACCTGAACTGATGAAAGAGATTGAGCAGGCGATCCTGCAAAAGATAAAGCCAGAAATGGTTTCAGAAAAACCCCCTGAAAAACCACCCGAAAAAATGAAAATCGAACCTGCTTCCAAAAAGGGTGAAAAATAA
- the thpR gene encoding RNA 2',3'-cyclic phosphodiesterase — protein sequence MNVRLFVAVEITEEIRKKLAAFQDELKRVDADAGWVAPENLHITVKFIGVLDEEKMGAVTAIIKDAVAHIKPFDLQFRGVGTFPTEKNPRVVFADVIDTGRVLAKVHERLDNQFMALSVKREDRKFDAHLTVGRIKTRRNVKRLLEHLNSYQGFDFGSEHVTQVVLMKSDLLPDGPVYTKLQSVDLI from the coding sequence ATGAATGTAAGGCTCTTTGTCGCGGTTGAAATTACTGAGGAAATTCGGAAAAAATTAGCGGCATTTCAGGATGAGCTGAAAAGGGTGGATGCAGACGCAGGCTGGGTAGCCCCTGAAAATCTCCATATTACGGTAAAATTTATTGGTGTGCTTGACGAAGAAAAAATGGGGGCAGTAACCGCCATAATAAAAGATGCTGTGGCCCATATAAAGCCGTTTGATCTTCAGTTCCGGGGCGTGGGAACTTTTCCAACGGAGAAGAATCCGCGGGTTGTTTTTGCCGATGTCATAGACACAGGCAGGGTTTTGGCAAAAGTCCATGAAAGACTGGATAATCAATTCATGGCATTGAGTGTGAAGCGCGAAGACCGCAAATTTGATGCGCACCTTACGGTGGGACGCATAAAGACACGCAGGAATGTAAAAAGGCTTCTGGAACACCTGAATTCGTACCAAGGATTTGATTTTGGCTCAGAGCACGTGACGCAAGTGGTTTTAATGAAGAGCGACCTTTTGCCGGACGGGCCTGTGTATACGAAATTACAGAGTGTTGATTTGATTTAG
- the gltX gene encoding glutamate--tRNA ligase: MSSHVKVRFAPSPTGYLHIGGARTALFNWLFARHSKGVFLLRIEDTDQQRSTEEATQAILDSMKWLGLDWDEGPYFQSQRLPSYRQYAEKLVAEGKAFYDTDAEGRKAIRFQMQDGITEINDLIHGTITFDTSLIEDFVILKADGFPTYNFACVVDDAEMGITHIIRGDDHISNTPKQIALYRAFGFKMPEFAHIPMILGEDGSRLSKRHGATSVTEYRDKGYLPHALVNFLALLGWSPGNDQEIISIPEMIEKFTLKRANKTSAQFNNTKLDWMNGQYIKNTPTERLAPEVRKFFEKSGVDMTKIADEWLFRLVELHHERFKTFQDLLNQTRFFFADAIEYDQAAVNKFLRKEGVGGLLKEVHSAISQSDVFDKKTLEDSLRSLTEKLGVGFSKLAQPMRVAVTGRSVSAGIFETMELLGREKTAKRLDYAVKSLCETPETVRF; encoded by the coding sequence TTGAGTTCACACGTTAAGGTTCGTTTTGCGCCCAGTCCTACGGGCTACCTCCACATCGGGGGGGCACGGACGGCGCTTTTTAACTGGCTTTTTGCACGACATAGCAAGGGTGTTTTTCTTCTACGCATTGAAGATACCGATCAGCAGCGTTCCACCGAAGAGGCCACACAAGCCATCCTCGATAGCATGAAATGGCTCGGATTAGACTGGGATGAAGGCCCCTATTTCCAAAGCCAAAGACTCCCCAGCTATCGGCAATACGCAGAAAAATTGGTGGCGGAAGGGAAGGCGTTTTACGATACCGATGCCGAAGGCCGTAAGGCAATTCGGTTTCAGATGCAGGATGGGATAACAGAGATTAACGACCTTATCCACGGCACGATTACCTTTGATACATCCCTCATTGAGGATTTTGTCATACTCAAGGCCGACGGCTTTCCCACTTACAATTTCGCCTGTGTTGTGGATGATGCCGAGATGGGGATTACTCATATTATCCGGGGAGATGACCACATATCAAATACTCCCAAACAGATAGCCCTCTACCGGGCCTTTGGATTTAAAATGCCGGAATTTGCCCATATCCCCATGATCCTGGGAGAGGACGGGTCGAGATTGAGCAAGCGTCATGGAGCTACCTCCGTCACTGAATATCGCGACAAGGGCTACTTACCACATGCTCTGGTAAATTTCCTTGCCCTGCTGGGGTGGTCGCCCGGAAATGATCAGGAGATCATTTCCATCCCGGAGATGATTGAGAAGTTTACCTTAAAGCGCGCCAACAAGACAAGCGCTCAATTCAACAACACGAAACTGGACTGGATGAACGGACAATATATCAAAAATACCCCGACTGAACGGTTAGCGCCTGAGGTTCGGAAATTTTTTGAAAAATCAGGCGTTGATATGACAAAGATCGCCGATGAATGGTTGTTCCGTTTGGTGGAACTCCATCACGAACGGTTCAAGACCTTTCAGGACTTGCTGAACCAGACACGGTTTTTCTTTGCCGATGCAATCGAGTACGACCAGGCTGCCGTAAATAAATTTCTCCGAAAGGAAGGGGTTGGCGGATTATTAAAAGAGGTGCATTCGGCTATTTCCCAAAGTGATGTTTTTGATAAGAAAACGCTAGAAGATTCCCTCCGTTCTTTAACCGAAAAGCTCGGCGTTGGATTTTCCAAGCTTGCGCAGCCGATGAGGGTGGCAGTCACCGGAAGAAGTGTGAGCGCCGGTATTTTTGAAACGATGGAGCTTTTGGGAAGGGAAAAGACCGCAAAAAGACTCGACTACGCCGTAAAAAGTCTGTGCGAAACACCAGAAACGGTTAGATTTTGA
- a CDS encoding response regulator: MSKEKILIVDDEQDLLKLIRYHLEKDGYKVLCAYNGEDALFLTRKERPELVLLDLMLPRIDGLEVCKKIKADQELAHTAIVMLTAKGDESDITMGLKLGADDYITKPFSPKELVARVQAVLRRTKNASAAQEYITMGDLTIDLYKHEVTVKNEPIQLTLTEFKLLHQLASKPGRVFARDQLLDAISGSETFVIDRTIDVHIASLRKKLKSYANRITTIRGIGYKFKE, translated from the coding sequence ATGTCAAAAGAAAAAATCCTTATCGTGGATGATGAGCAAGACCTGCTAAAATTAATTCGTTATCACTTAGAAAAGGACGGCTATAAGGTACTCTGTGCCTATAACGGAGAGGATGCGTTGTTCCTGACCAGAAAAGAAAGGCCGGAGCTTGTCCTGTTAGACCTCATGTTGCCCAGAATTGATGGGCTGGAGGTATGCAAAAAGATAAAGGCAGACCAGGAACTTGCTCATACTGCTATTGTAATGCTGACGGCAAAAGGCGATGAGTCCGACATAACCATGGGTTTAAAACTGGGCGCTGATGATTATATAACGAAACCCTTTAGTCCGAAGGAACTCGTGGCGCGTGTACAGGCAGTCCTCAGACGAACAAAAAACGCTTCGGCGGCACAAGAGTATATTACCATGGGTGATCTTACGATCGATCTGTATAAACATGAGGTAACGGTAAAGAACGAACCCATTCAACTGACTCTGACAGAATTCAAGCTCCTTCATCAGCTTGCCAGTAAGCCGGGACGGGTATTTGCCCGGGATCAATTACTCGATGCAATTTCAGGATCAGAAACCTTCGTTATTGACCGGACGATTGATGTCCATATTGCATCCCTGAGAAAAAAATTAAAGTCCTACGCAAATCGTATCACGACGATCCGGGGGATTGGGTACAAATTTAAGGAATAG
- a CDS encoding ATP-binding protein, whose protein sequence is MLKNSLFWKIFISYAGLLCFCLALTGYFISKIIQGYYLDPLTRTMESDMKTVIGYLLLALAITLAIGFVLIRASTFSLVKITQIAKNFARGNFARKAEISSSGEMGALANAINVMGVELQSRMQVILDDKNKLNAIMANMNDAVIVTDLQERIMLINNAAKMMFDLSAVVLNRDCLWEKIRNEKLHNLVKETIKTQTARTSEIEIPAPGKKLLQIHLSPLQVEKNSQGVLLVFHDITELRKLENVRRDFVANVSHELRTPLASIKGYVETLLENDSLRQEDIQEFLRVIMKHSQRLDNLIKDILELSRLDSHDLKTELTLMDVLPCIENISAQYQELCVRKNQTIDLDIPHQIPLIETNEYLFRQLLTNLLDNAVKYTTSGGKIGLKVEPVSTSIRFEISDTGIGIPQEHIPRIFERFYRVDPARSREMGGTGLGLSIVKHIVLLHHGHIQVESTVNAGTTFSITIPLQQARHMA, encoded by the coding sequence ATGTTGAAGAACAGTCTCTTTTGGAAGATTTTTATCAGCTATGCCGGTCTCTTATGTTTCTGCCTGGCGCTCACGGGATATTTTATCAGCAAGATCATACAAGGGTACTATCTGGATCCGCTTACCAGAACGATGGAATCCGATATGAAAACAGTTATCGGTTACCTGCTCCTGGCCCTTGCGATTACGTTGGCTATTGGCTTTGTCCTTATCAGGGCCAGTACCTTTTCCCTTGTAAAGATTACTCAAATAGCAAAGAATTTTGCGCGGGGTAATTTCGCACGAAAGGCGGAGATCTCTTCGTCGGGTGAGATGGGAGCCCTTGCAAATGCGATCAATGTCATGGGCGTTGAACTTCAATCCCGGATGCAAGTGATCCTGGACGATAAAAACAAACTGAATGCTATTATGGCAAACATGAATGATGCGGTCATTGTCACCGACTTACAGGAAAGGATTATGCTGATTAATAATGCGGCAAAAATGATGTTTGACCTGTCGGCGGTTGTTTTGAACAGAGATTGTTTATGGGAAAAGATAAGAAACGAGAAGCTTCATAATCTGGTCAAAGAAACCATTAAAACGCAAACGGCCCGGACGTCCGAAATCGAGATTCCTGCGCCCGGGAAAAAATTATTGCAGATTCATCTTTCCCCCCTGCAGGTTGAAAAAAACAGCCAGGGCGTTCTACTTGTATTTCACGATATTACCGAATTACGCAAGCTGGAAAATGTCCGCAGAGATTTTGTTGCCAACGTATCGCATGAATTGAGAACTCCGCTGGCTTCTATTAAGGGATATGTGGAAACCTTGCTCGAAAACGATTCTCTCAGGCAGGAAGACATACAAGAATTTCTTCGTGTTATCATGAAACATTCACAGCGGCTTGATAACCTCATCAAAGATATTTTAGAATTATCCAGACTCGATTCGCACGATTTAAAAACAGAACTTACCCTGATGGACGTCCTTCCCTGCATCGAAAATATTTCTGCCCAGTACCAGGAACTCTGTGTGAGAAAAAATCAGACGATTGATCTGGATATACCCCATCAGATACCCCTGATAGAAACGAATGAGTATCTTTTCCGTCAATTGCTGACCAATTTGCTTGATAACGCCGTAAAGTACACGACATCAGGCGGTAAAATCGGCTTGAAGGTTGAACCAGTCAGCACATCCATCCGTTTTGAAATATCAGACACGGGCATTGGCATTCCCCAGGAACACATTCCTCGTATTTTTGAGAGATTTTACCGCGTTGATCCTGCCCGATCCCGTGAAATGGGCGGGACGGGGCTGGGACTTTCTATCGTCAAGCATATCGTTCTTCTCCACCATGGACACATTCAAGTTGAAAGCACGGTAAATGCAGGAACGACATTCAGTATTACCATACCTCTGCAACAGGCAAGGCACATGGCTTAG
- a CDS encoding PH domain-containing protein has translation MQALLKDVAFNKDTETKIVHSFKPSIYQHWFVFLVFSFAIFLALRKFGITTITGLSILSVSSLLTLHHILSVYTTKYIITHRGIQFRKGPFSRALRELTYGDINNISVMQGGMQKRLKIGTLTISANQTSHVFRGIKNPHKTKELINTEKHLEHERRTLLRKML, from the coding sequence ATGCAAGCCTTACTTAAGGACGTCGCTTTCAATAAGGATACTGAAACCAAAATTGTTCATTCCTTTAAACCGAGCATCTATCAGCACTGGTTCGTATTTTTGGTTTTTTCGTTTGCCATTTTTTTGGCATTAAGGAAATTTGGCATAACAACCATTACCGGATTGAGCATATTGTCTGTTAGCAGCCTGTTGACCCTCCATCATATTCTTTCTGTTTACACAACCAAATATATCATCACCCATCGGGGCATTCAGTTCCGAAAAGGCCCTTTTTCAAGGGCGTTGAGAGAATTAACCTACGGTGACATTAATAATATCTCCGTCATGCAGGGCGGCATGCAAAAGCGTTTGAAAATCGGTACCCTTACGATAAGTGCGAATCAGACCAGTCATGTGTTCCGTGGGATAAAAAATCCTCACAAAACGAAAGAACTCATCAATACGGAAAAGCACCTGGAGCATGAAAGGCGCACCTTGTTAAGAAAGATGTTATAG